From one Eptesicus fuscus isolate TK198812 chromosome 21, DD_ASM_mEF_20220401, whole genome shotgun sequence genomic stretch:
- the LOC129147784 gene encoding placental protein 13-like, whose product MATLQVPYTKNISLSVDSAVKIKATPAMPFNMGPEMQVDFYTGIEMDSNIAFQFRVYFGKQVVMNSRLGGNCGEEVKSTVMTFKDGQPFELCISVQSNEYQVAVNGRQCYTFPHRFDPGSVKMIQVWRDVSLTSVNVV is encoded by the exons ATGGCTACTCTACAG GTCCCGTAtacaaaaaatatatccttgtcTGTTGATTCTGCAGTGAAAATCAAAGCGACACCTGCCATGCCTTTCAA TATGGGCCCAGAAATGCAGGTGGATTTCTACACTGGAATTGAAATGGACTCAAACATTGCCTTCCAATTCCGAGTGTACTTTGGCAAGCAAGTGGTGATGAACAGCCGTCTGGGTGGGAACTGCGGTGAAGAAGTGAAATCCACTGTTATGACCTTTAAGGATGGCCAACCCTTTGAACTGTGCATCTCGGTGCAGTCAAATGAGTACCAG GTAGCAGTAAATGGTCGTCAATGTTACACTTTTCCTCATCGATTTGACCCAGGATCTGTGAAGATGATCCAGGTGTGGAGAGATGTGTCCCTGACCTCAGTGAATGTCGTTTAG